A genomic stretch from Spongiibacter nanhainus includes:
- a CDS encoding DMT family transporter, with protein sequence MNNWIYLAAAIAIGAGISFQPPINGTMARTLGSPLLAATLSMTISLIVVIPLWLLIGKGGGDFSQIKALPWWVLIGGVLGVMFVAGSIVVAPVTGVALFFVCVVAGQLIGSTFIDQIGAFGLETKPVNPMKIIGLVLVLAGAALVQLSNN encoded by the coding sequence ATGAACAACTGGATTTATCTGGCGGCGGCGATTGCCATCGGCGCCGGCATTTCGTTTCAACCCCCCATCAACGGCACCATGGCGCGAACCCTGGGCAGCCCGCTGCTGGCGGCAACACTGTCGATGACTATCAGCCTGATCGTAGTAATACCGCTGTGGTTGCTGATTGGCAAAGGCGGTGGCGACTTCAGCCAGATCAAAGCCCTGCCCTGGTGGGTGTTAATCGGCGGCGTGCTGGGGGTGATGTTTGTAGCCGGCAGTATTGTGGTGGCACCGGTAACCGGTGTGGCGCTGTTTTTTGTCTGTGTCGTCGCCGGGCAACTTATAGGGTCGACGTTTATCGACCAGATCGGCGCCTTCGGCCTGGAGACCAAACCCGTCAACCCCATGAAAATTATCGGCTTGGTGCTGGTACTGGCCGGCGCCGCGCTGGTGCAACTCAGCAACAATTAA
- a CDS encoding type II toxin-antitoxin system ParD family antitoxin, which yields MARNTSITLGPHFDEFIAAQVKNGRYGSVSEVVRAGLRLLEETESKLDRLRRLLDEGEQSGIADYSLESVIAELDNEAH from the coding sequence ATGGCTAGAAATACCAGCATTACCCTTGGTCCCCACTTTGATGAGTTTATAGCCGCACAGGTTAAAAATGGCCGCTATGGTTCCGTTAGCGAAGTGGTTCGTGCCGGGCTGCGTCTGCTTGAAGAAACTGAGAGTAAGCTTGACCGGCTCCGACGCCTTCTGGATGAAGGCGAGCAAAGCGGAATAGCGGACTACTCTCTCGAAAGTGTTATTGCAGAACTGGATAATGAAGCTCACTAA
- a CDS encoding type II toxin-antitoxin system RelE/ParE family toxin: MRPFLLTAVARKDIIDIGRYTTEKWGKRQRDKYLKQLDDAFKMLARQPEIGRDADDVKPGYKKFSQKPQRKSRRCACDCYAGPRSH, from the coding sequence ATGCGCCCATTTCTGCTCACCGCCGTTGCCCGAAAAGACATTATTGATATTGGCCGTTATACCACTGAGAAGTGGGGAAAGCGGCAACGCGATAAATACCTCAAGCAGCTTGATGATGCCTTCAAGATGCTTGCTCGCCAACCTGAAATAGGCCGCGATGCGGATGACGTAAAGCCTGGATACAAAAAGTTCAGTCAAAAGCCGCAACGAAAAAGCCGTCGCTGTGCCTGCGATTGTTATGCTGGACCAAGATCACATTAA
- a CDS encoding type II toxin-antitoxin system RelE family toxin: MTYKLRFLPAALKEWNKLGAPIRSQFKKKLAERLNEPRVQADKLSGYESVYKIKLRSAGYRLAYEVVDDELLVYVLAIGKREKGKIYSSLKKRT, from the coding sequence ATGACCTATAAGCTCCGTTTTCTCCCCGCTGCACTGAAGGAATGGAACAAGCTTGGAGCTCCGATACGTAGCCAGTTTAAAAAGAAACTCGCAGAAAGATTGAATGAGCCGAGAGTGCAGGCAGATAAATTGAGCGGCTATGAATCGGTATATAAAATCAAACTTAGGTCGGCTGGTTACAGGTTGGCATACGAGGTTGTAGACGACGAGCTGCTTGTTTACGTTCTCGCTATTGGTAAACGAGAGAAAGGTAAAATTTATTCGTCACTTAAAAAGCGAACTTAA
- a CDS encoding type II toxin-antitoxin system Phd/YefM family antitoxin, with translation MRQVLADFSVSISELKKNPSSLLSQASGSPIAVLNHNKPAAYLIPAETYEALMDMIEDYELSKLVEERRGDKEQAIAVSLDDL, from the coding sequence ATGCGACAGGTTTTAGCCGACTTCTCTGTAAGTATCTCAGAACTAAAGAAAAATCCTTCTTCTTTGCTCTCTCAGGCAAGTGGTTCTCCTATTGCTGTTCTGAACCACAACAAGCCCGCTGCGTATTTGATTCCGGCAGAAACCTACGAAGCTCTGATGGACATGATTGAGGATTATGAACTCTCAAAGTTGGTGGAGGAGCGTCGTGGTGACAAGGAGCAGGCTATAGCGGTGTCCTTGGATGACCTATAA
- a CDS encoding GNAT family N-acetyltransferase — MKFSLFNESKSREVIDLFKIVFSASEGEEEGQVVADFVSNLIATTAPQDLIGCIAEENEIVVGCIFFSRLTVPSGQVAFILSPVAVLTDVQSTGIGQKLIKYGLDHLKSLDINLAFTYGDPSYYSKTGFEQINESIVKAPCHLSQPIGWLAQSLDGQVIQPMVGSTQCVEALNDPGLW; from the coding sequence ATGAAGTTTTCACTATTTAATGAATCAAAATCTCGAGAGGTGATCGATCTTTTCAAGATAGTGTTCTCTGCATCCGAGGGCGAAGAAGAAGGGCAAGTAGTTGCAGATTTTGTATCAAATCTAATTGCTACTACTGCGCCACAAGATCTAATTGGGTGCATTGCAGAAGAAAACGAGATTGTTGTTGGGTGCATATTTTTCAGTCGCCTTACAGTGCCTAGTGGGCAGGTTGCTTTCATTTTATCGCCGGTTGCCGTTTTAACAGATGTTCAAAGTACAGGCATTGGTCAAAAACTAATTAAATATGGCCTAGATCATCTTAAGTCTTTAGATATCAATTTGGCCTTCACTTATGGCGACCCAAGTTATTATTCTAAAACTGGCTTCGAGCAAATCAATGAAAGTATCGTAAAAGCGCCTTGTCATTTAAGTCAGCCAATTGGCTGGCTCGCGCAATCGCTTGATGGGCAAGTAATCCAGCCTATGGTCGGTTCTACTCAATGCGTTGAGGCATTAAATGATCCTGGGCTATGGTAA